A region of the Vibrio chagasii genome:
GATATCATGGTGGCGAATAGCAAAGATTTAGCAACCATCGAGCATCACCAACCATTGATTCGTGATGCAGTAATCGAGCTATTGGGCAAACAAAACGAAGAGACGATTAAGTCATTGTCCGGTCGTGAAGATTTAAGAAAAACGTTAGTTGAGCATCTCAACAAGATTTTACTTCCAGAGACGGGCAAAACCCTGATTGCGGATTTGCTGTTTACCAAATACCTCTATCAGTAACAGCGGGTATAAAACGAATCTAAAAAAAGCGGCTCATTTGGCCGCTTTTTTTGTTTCTATCGATGCTAGGAACTAACTTCTTGCCGATTTCGGCGCTTTCATTGAATCAACGAAACCGATAATCACACCCGCCGCTAGACCCGCTAGGTGAGCGGTATTGGCGATCGCCATAAATGGCTGCATGTACCCAAGTACCAACCACACCAGCATAAAGCCAACGATCTGTCTTGGGATACTCAAACCAAGCTGTGGTGCTTTAGTGCCAACCACCCATAGGTAACCAACCAAAGCATACACAACGCCAGATAAGCCACCGAAGTTGGCCCCTTCAACCCAGTATTGCCCTGCTCCTGACAACGCAGAAGAGACAGCAAAGATCTGAAGTAACTTAAGACCGCCTAACTTTTTCTCAATATCCCCACCCAGTTGCCACCACCACAAAATGTTGAAAGCAATGTGCATAACCGAGAAATGAAGCACGGCATGGCTCAACCAACGCCACAATTGCCACTGCTGTCCGTCCACCGCAGGAAAGTGCAACGCATTGAAAATCGCTTGGCCAAAACCGATCTGCTGCAGTGCAAAAATCACCACACACACCAACATGATGCTGAGTGTCACAGGGCCAGCCTTGGCTTTTATCATCCCCATGAAGCTCGGCGTGTGATAATGGAAGTGACTCTTTCTGGTTTCTGCCATATCCCAAGAAGCCGCTTGGTAGCGCTTATGATTGGGTTCCGACAAGAAGCGGTTGAGCTCCGCTTCAGTTTCAACTTGAAACTGGCCATCAAGCAGCCAAAGAGCAAAGCGCCCCTCTCCCTCAGGTGACATCTGAATAGGGATCTGGCGAGAGGCCATGTAATCAATAAATGCTTGAGCAAGACGTGGATTGTCTAACACCATCAGTCTAATCATTGTTATTTCCTATTCATGCTATGAGAGATGTTTAAGCGATAAAGGTCATTAGCCAGCAATCACAGGAAGTTCAGCACGGTGCCATGCTTCGAAACCGCCATCTACACTATATACCTCTTCAAAGCCTTGGTTCACTAAATATTGTGCCGCACCTTGGCTACTAATGCCGTGGTAACACATTACCAAGATAGGTTGTTCAAACTCCACCTCATCCATAAACGAGACCATAGTGTCGTTTGTTAGGTGATAAGCGGTTTTTGAGTGAGCAACCGCGAAAGATTGCGGGTCGCGGATATCAACAAGTCGAGCTTGGCCTTGTTCAATAAGGGCCTGAGCACCTTGCACGTCGATATGTTTAAACTGGTCCATGACTTTCTCTTTTTATACTGATTTACTTTGCTGCCATTGTAACCTATCCCAAGGCTAACAATCACATCCACTTAATAAGGTTATCCACCAGCGATCACTTTTACACCATTTGTGGATAAATCTGTGAATTGCGTGAATAAAGTGCCTTTGAAAAAATAGATCCACAACATGTAGTGATGATCCTGATCTAACTGTGGGTTAACTAAAACATATCCCCACTCAAAAAACACGCTCAAAGCCTTACTACACCCTGCTTTTAGACAGCTGACGAATAAAATTGTCACAGAGTTATCCACAAAATCATTTTGCAAATTACGATCGCAAAAGTTGAGAATTCGATCCAAAACAAAAAGGCCGAGATCTCTCGATCTCGGCCTTTTCAAAATTCAGTTATTTGCTAGCTACTATATAGAAAATAAATGCTGTTAGAAATCACCAACGGCTTGTTTCAATTTCTTCATCGCATTCTTTTCTAACTGACGAACACGTTCTGCAGAGATACTGTAGGTATCCGCTAAGTCTTGCAGTGTTGCTTTATTGTCGTCTAACCAACGCGAACGAACAATGTGTTGGCTGCGCTCATCTAAGCTTGCTAGTGCTAGGCCTAAACGATTATTGGTGTGAGACTCCCAGTTAGATGCTTCAAC
Encoded here:
- a CDS encoding flagellar basal body-associated protein FliL, which gives rise to MHKRYVAQIFLAITLLFSASSFAEEESEPKLAYFTLEPDLTTNFYTKGKKLGYIQVRLDIMVANSKDLATIEHHQPLIRDAVIELLGKQNEETIKSLSGREDLRKTLVEHLNKILLPETGKTLIADLLFTKYLYQ
- the glpG gene encoding rhomboid family intramembrane serine protease GlpG encodes the protein MIRLMVLDNPRLAQAFIDYMASRQIPIQMSPEGEGRFALWLLDGQFQVETEAELNRFLSEPNHKRYQAASWDMAETRKSHFHYHTPSFMGMIKAKAGPVTLSIMLVCVVIFALQQIGFGQAIFNALHFPAVDGQQWQLWRWLSHAVLHFSVMHIAFNILWWWQLGGDIEKKLGGLKLLQIFAVSSALSGAGQYWVEGANFGGLSGVVYALVGYLWVVGTKAPQLGLSIPRQIVGFMLVWLVLGYMQPFMAIANTAHLAGLAAGVIIGFVDSMKAPKSARS
- the glpE gene encoding thiosulfate sulfurtransferase GlpE — protein: MDQFKHIDVQGAQALIEQGQARLVDIRDPQSFAVAHSKTAYHLTNDTMVSFMDEVEFEQPILVMCYHGISSQGAAQYLVNQGFEEVYSVDGGFEAWHRAELPVIAG